One segment of Niabella beijingensis DNA contains the following:
- a CDS encoding PAAR domain-containing protein: protein MGKPAARVGDMHVCPMVNALVPHVGGPVLPAGVPNVLIGGLPAATMGDMCVCTGPPDVITLGSSGVLIGGKPAARMGDMTAHGGSILLGCFTVLIGETGGGGGGDAAGAGGGAGMAGKTGAAQAKDIANGNALKAAAEKGEAVAEKTTKEDFTATFTLKDEAQKAVAGKRYEIRTSDGKIHEGKTNSNGETQPLQGYTTADCAVTFIK from the coding sequence ATGGGAAAACCAGCAGCACGGGTAGGAGATATGCATGTTTGTCCGATGGTGAACGCACTGGTGCCGCATGTTGGAGGACCGGTGCTGCCGGCAGGAGTGCCAAATGTGCTGATCGGAGGATTGCCTGCTGCAACGATGGGCGATATGTGTGTGTGCACGGGTCCACCTGACGTCATCACGCTGGGAAGCTCCGGCGTACTGATCGGAGGAAAACCTGCTGCCCGTATGGGCGACATGACGGCACATGGAGGAAGTATTCTACTCGGATGCTTTACAGTGCTTATCGGCGAAACCGGAGGAGGTGGAGGTGGTGATGCTGCCGGTGCCGGAGGAGGAGCGGGAATGGCAGGAAAAACAGGCGCCGCCCAGGCAAAGGATATCGCGAATGGCAATGCCTTAAAAGCGGCCGCCGAAAAAGGTGAAGCGGTTGCAGAGAAAACGACAAAAGAGGATTTTACCGCCACGTTCACACTGAAAGATGAAGCACAGAAGGCCGTTGCAGGAAAACGATATGAGATCCGGACCAGTGATGGCAAGATCCATGAGGGAAAAACAAACAGCAACGGGGAAACCCAGCCATTGCAGGGCTATACAACGGCCGACTGCGCAGTGACCTTTATAAAATAA
- a CDS encoding DUF4123 domain-containing protein, with protein sequence MHLLCYDTALNGEYTLIRLLQRYPRYRSLFYQTDDERIWDAAPYLFEMDKEVYSLREKNALVRLNHCIFFETQESTEAVVAFLQSLFYKEQEARPVYVRIWDARVLLSGFGGWSRKEQLAFFDCFDCFYTEHEDRGYLNRWLPGRNNELRSERIPASAISYGTAETGQLPAAAAPGNIPEDTTRPETGAQQEEAPKRRRFFIE encoded by the coding sequence GTGCATTTGTTATGTTATGATACCGCTCTGAATGGCGAATATACACTGATCCGGTTACTTCAGCGCTATCCCCGCTACAGGTCGCTGTTCTATCAAACCGATGATGAGCGGATATGGGATGCTGCACCCTATCTTTTTGAAATGGATAAGGAGGTATATTCCCTGCGAGAGAAAAATGCACTGGTCCGGCTGAATCATTGCATCTTTTTTGAAACGCAGGAATCCACGGAAGCGGTTGTCGCCTTCCTGCAGTCGCTCTTCTATAAAGAGCAGGAAGCCCGGCCGGTATATGTTCGTATATGGGATGCCCGGGTGCTGTTGTCTGGGTTTGGCGGCTGGAGCAGGAAAGAGCAGCTGGCTTTTTTTGACTGTTTCGATTGTTTTTATACCGAGCATGAGGATCGGGGCTACCTCAACCGGTGGCTCCCCGGCCGGAATAATGAATTACGATCCGAACGCATACCGGCATCCGCGATCAGCTACGGAACGGCAGAAACCGGGCAGTTGCCGGCAGCAGCAGCACCCGGAAATATACCGGAAGATACTACAAGACCGGAGACCGGCGCACAGCAGGAGGAAGCACCGAAACGCCGGCGATTTTTTATTGAATAA